One Staphylococcus simiae genomic region harbors:
- a CDS encoding metal ABC transporter permease, with the protein MINFIKDIFEFNFLQNALITSVVIGVICGVVGCFIVLRGLALMGDAISHAVLPGVAISYMMGINFFYGAVLFGIMAALGIGFVNQNSKIKNDSAIGIVFSSFLALGVLLVTKAQSAIDLTEVLFGNVLTVNQEDRTLTFIVAAVVLILIIVFYKAFLVSSFDPTMAQAAGMPVKLIHYTMMILLTLVTVASLQTVGVILVVSLLITPASTAYLLAKKLSTMIVISASIGALSSIIGLFLSVQYNLPSGVVIVLVITVIFIITFLFAPKNGLLWLKMKEANK; encoded by the coding sequence ATGATTAACTTTATTAAAGATATATTTGAATTTAATTTCTTGCAAAATGCATTGATTACATCAGTCGTTATTGGTGTGATTTGTGGTGTTGTTGGTTGCTTTATCGTCTTAAGAGGTTTAGCCCTAATGGGAGATGCAATTTCACATGCAGTGTTACCCGGTGTGGCAATTTCATATATGATGGGAATTAATTTTTTCTATGGTGCTGTATTATTTGGTATTATGGCAGCTTTAGGTATTGGTTTTGTTAATCAAAATAGTAAAATTAAAAATGATTCTGCGATAGGTATTGTCTTTTCATCTTTCTTGGCACTAGGTGTATTACTAGTGACGAAAGCACAATCAGCGATTGATTTAACTGAAGTATTATTTGGTAATGTACTGACAGTGAATCAAGAAGATCGAACTTTGACATTTATTGTAGCTGCTGTTGTACTTATATTGATTATTGTCTTTTATAAAGCATTTTTAGTATCTAGTTTTGATCCTACTATGGCACAAGCAGCAGGGATGCCTGTTAAATTAATTCATTATACGATGATGATTTTACTAACATTAGTAACCGTTGCTTCATTACAAACTGTCGGCGTTATTTTAGTAGTATCATTACTGATTACGCCTGCTTCTACAGCGTATTTATTGGCTAAAAAGTTATCGACAATGATTGTGATTTCCGCCTCAATTGGTGCATTGTCATCAATTATTGGACTATTTTTAAGTGTGCAATACAATTTACCTTCAGGAGTCGTGATTGTCTTAGTCATAACAGTCATTTTCATTATTACGTTCCTCTTCGCACCTAAAAATGGTTTACTATGGTTGAAAATGAAGGAGGCTAATAAGTGA